The Staphylococcus simiae genome includes the window TCACCTTTTGCTTGTCCTTGAAGGTCACTTTTATTACTATTTCCTCCTCCGCATGCGCCAAGTAAAAGTGTAGCTCCGATAACTGTTGAGCCAACCATTTGCCATTTTTTCATTGAAAAATCCTCCTGTTATGTAACTCAAATAATAACTATGTTTTGCTTACAATTTCATGATAACCGACAAATGTTAACTACGTTTTGAGATAATGTAAAAATTCAGCAAAGGATTGTTAAGACTTTGTAAAAAGATGAATGACTATTAATAAGTCATCTATGATAGTTAAAAATATTGTTTATAATAGAAGAAATACAAAAAAGACCCTCACTAAAATCAATGAGAGTCTTAAGTTATTTAATTATTAAATTTTGAAAGAACTGTTATTGTTCTTCAGAGTCTACGTGACTCCAACCTTTTTTAGTTAAAGTGATTTTACCAGTTTCAATATTAATCATTTTCTGTTTATAAAGATGACCAATTGCTCGTTTAAATGAGCCTTTACTCATGTTAAAGACTTCTTTAATGGCTTCAGGACTCGATTTATCCCAAAATGGTAATTCACCATCATATTCTACTAATAAATCAAAAACTACCTGACCATCATCGTCTAAACGTTCATGTGCTAATGGCAAGAATGAACCATTTAATTCACCTTTGTCATTATGTCCTATAATACGAACAGATACCAGTTCACCTAGACGAGGTTCAGCTTTACGTTCTGATTCATGAACAAATATTTTATGGCCATCATTACTTAATAAGAAACTACCAATTCTTAATACACGATATGGTCTAGCTTCTATTATTTCATTTTGTAAATGATCATCATGTACTGGTGAATACATTTTATCAACAATTGATTCACTCGCTAATCGACCAAACATTTGATTTTCACGATCTATTCTTAGTGTTACTAATATTTGATCACCAGCGACAGGCCATAATGATTTAACTTTAGGTAAATCTTCCCATGGTACTAATACTTCACGTGGTAACCCTACATCAATACGTGCACCATCACGATCAGTTTTTAATACTTTAGCAAAATCATATTTATCTTTAGTAATCTCAGGCATATTTTGTGTCGCAAATAATTCACCTGAACGGTTAGGGTAAATGAAGAAACTATATTCTTCACCTACTTCTAATTCATCGTCGTCATTTATTTCAGATTGATTTAATTTCACTTGTTCGCCATTTGGTCCTTTTAATAGATAGGTTGAACCTTGCAAACCAGTGACTTCTAAAAACTCAATTGAGCCTACTATATCTTTATCTAATGCCATGTTATTCTCCTTCTGGTCTTATATTCTTTATAATTATAACATGACTGAGACAATCTATCATTACAACTTATATGAGGTCGAAACTATTGCGAATTTATGATATAATTCATCCGTTAGAATATCGATAGTAAAAAGGAGAAAATGCATGTTACAAGTAACTGATGTTAGTTTACGCTTTGGTGATCGTAAACTGTTTGAAGATGTAAATATTAAATTTACAGAAGGTAATTGTTATGGATTAATTGGTGCTAATGGTGCAGGTAAATCTACATTTTTAAAAATCCTATCTGGAGAATTAGATTCACAAACTGGCCACGTATCACTTGGTAAAGATGAACGTTTAGCTGTTTTAAAACAGGATCATTTCGCATATGAAGATGAACGTGTATTAGATGTCGTGATTAAAGGCCATGAACGATTATACCAAGTCATGAAAGAAAAAGATGAAATTTATATGAAACCTGATTTCAGTGATGAGGATGGTATTCGTGCTGCTGAACTTGAAGGCGAATTTGCTGAAATGAACGGATGGAATGCTGAAGCTGATGCAGCCAACCTACTTTCAGGTCTTGGTATCGATCCATCATTACATGATAAAAAAATGTCTGAATTAGAAAACAACCAAAAAATTAAAGTTCTTTTAGCACAAAGTTTATTTGGCGATCCAGACGTATTACTACTTGATGAACCGACAAACGGTTTGGATATTCCTGCAATAAGTTGGTTAGAAGACTTCTTAATTAATTTTGATAATACAGTTATTGTTGTATCCCATGACCGTCACTTTTTAAACAATGTATGTACACATATTGCTGACCTTGATTTTGGTAAAATCAAAGTATACGTGGGTAACTATGATTTCTGGTATCAATCAAGTCAATTAGCACAAAAAATGGCTCAAGAACAAAATAAGAAAAAAGAAGAGAAAATGAAAGAGTTACAAGACTTTATCGCTCGTTTCTCTGCCAATGCTTCTAAATCTAAACAAGCAACAAGCCGTAAAAAACAATTAGAAAAAATAGAATTAGATGATATTCAGCCATCTTCTAGAAGATATCCGTACGTTAAATTTACACCTGAGCGTGAAATTGGTAATGATTTATTAACTGTACAAAATTTATCTAAAACAATTGACGGTGAAAAAGTTTTAGATAATATTTCATTTACTATGAATCCAAATGATAAAGCTATTTTGGTTGGAGACAGTGAAATCGCTAAAACAACTTTACTCAAAATTTTAGCTGGAGAAATGGAACCCGATGAAGGATCATATAAATGGGGTGTAACAACATCATTAAGTTACTTCCCTAAAGACAACTCTGAATTCTTTGAAGGTGTCGATATGAACTTAGTTGATTGGTTAAGACAATATGCGCCTGAAGATGAACAAACTGAAACTTTCTTACGCGGTTTCTTAGGACGTATGCTATTTAGTGGCGAAGAAGTTAAGAAAAAAGCAAGTGTCTTATCTGGTGGAGAAAAAGTTCGTTGTATGTTAAGTAAAATGATGCTTTCTAGTGCCAATGTTTTACTTTTAGATGAACCAACAAATCACTTAGATTTAGAAAGTATTACAGCTGTTAATGATGGCTTAAAATCTTTCAAAGGATCAATTATATTTACTTCATATGACTTTGAATTTATTAATACAATAGCTAATAGAGTCATTGATTTAAATAAACCAGGTAGTGTATCTAAAGAAGTTCCATATGAAGAATACTTACAAGAAATTGGCGTTTTAAAATAATATTTTAAAATTATTATATTTATAAATTGCACAATCAAGAATTATGGTGTAAAATAACATTATAACCATTGACATGGCAAACACAAATCCCCTCACTATGGTGGTAGTGAGGGGATTTAACTGTGTGGCTTTAGCACCTGCTATTTTTTACTTTTTTCATTAAGCCAATATGTGAAAAAAGCAATGGCACAACCTGAAATAATCGTGCCTAAAACGTTAATAATTACCATTGACATGGTAAACAACCTCCTTCCGTGTCAAATTGACTGGTTATGTGGTATTGGGACAGAAATAAATTTTAAATAAAATTCATTTCGTAATCCTATCCCCAGCAAGACTGTCTAGATTTGTAAAACGTTGATTGATCAGCATTTTACAAATCAGACGGTTTTTTTGTTTACATTTGATTACATCAAATGCATAAGAGCCACTAAGCCCCTACTTCGTAGTGACTGTTTTATTGTTTACATTTGATTGCATCAAATGCATAAGAGCCACTAAGCCTCTACTTCGTAGTGACTGTTTTATTGTTTACATTTGATTGCATCAAATGCATAAGAGCCACTAAGCCCCTACTTCGTAGTGACTGTTTTTTGTTTACATTTGATTACATCAAATGCATAAGAGCCACTAAGCCCCTACTTCGTAGTGACTGTTTTATTGTTTACATTTGATTACATCAAATGCATAAGAGCCACTAAGCCCCTACTTCGTAGTGACTGTTTTATTGTTTACATTTGATTGCATCAAATGCATAAGAGCCACTAAGCCCCTACTTCGTAGTGACTGTTTTTTTGTTTACATTTGATTACATCAAATGCATAAGAGCCACTAAGCCCCTACTTCGTAGTGACTAAGTGGCTCTAAATTTTCTGTTTATTTAAAAAAATCTAAATTATCGGTTTACATACATAATTGTCATATGTATAATGAATGCATATCAACTTAATAATATTTTGATGAGGCGCATCAATCAAGAGTAAGTATTAGATTACTGTCTGCTAACAGCTAATACTGAAAGGGTGCGATGCCGAAACGATTATAATAGCAGTTATAATTTGTTGGACTTTTTGGTTAAGAGCTAAGAGTTTGTCATTATTCAAAAATAATGGAGTGCATCACTTGTATATAAATTTAGAACAAGTTCGCATTCCGAACTTGTTCTTTTTTATTATTGTGTGCCCTCTTCTAAAAATGGGAGGACAAAAAAGTGTCAAGAAGTGTTTTAAAATTTGGCGGATCTTCCGTCAGTGATTTTACCAAAATAAAAAATATAGCTGAAATGCTAAAAACACGTGTTGAAAATAATGAACAGCTCATAGTTGTAGTTAGTGCAATGGGAAAAACAACAGACCTGTTAATGGAAAATGTTTCAACATTAACATCTACTCCAAAAGATCAAGAATTAGCACTACTTTTATCTACTGGTGAACAACAAACTGTATCCTATTTATCAATGGTCTTAAATGACATTGGTGTAGGAGCTAAAGCTATGACTGGATATCAAGCTGGTATTAAAACAGTTGGACATCATCTTAAAAGTAAAATTGCTGAAATTAATCCTCAAACATTTGACAATGCATTTGAACAATACGATGTTTTAGTTGTAGCTGGATTTCAAGGTATTAATGATGATTTCGAACTTACAACACTTGGCCGTGGAGGTTCAGATACGACCGCAGTTGCCATTGCAGTAAGTAACGATATCCCTTGTGAAATTTATACCGACGTCGATGGTGTATATGCTACAGATCCTAGAATTTTACCTAAGGCTAAACGCTTATCTTATGTATCATACGAAGAAATGATGGAAATGAGTGCCCTTGGTGCAGGTGTTCTAGAAACTCGTAGTGTGGAATTAGCGAAAAATTACAATATCCCCCTTTATTTAGGAAGAACTTTATCAAATGTGAAAGGAACTTGGATTATGTCAAACAAAGAATTATTAGAAAAGAAAGCAGTAACCGGTGTAGCGTTAGACAAACATATGATGCATGTAACGATTACTTATCCACTGCCAGATAATCGTTTATTAACTCAATTATTTACAGAACTTGAGCAAGGCTCTGTTAATGTCGATATGATTTCTCAAATCGTTAATCATGATGGGTTACAACTTTCATTTACGATAAAAGACAATGATGTATATCAAATTTCTACTATTTTTGAAAATCTGAGACATCAATTTGAAGCATTAGACTATAAAATAAACGAGCATTACGTCAAAATTTCATTAATTGGTTCTGGCATGAGAGATATGTCAGGTGTTGCGTCAAAAGCGTTTATGACTTTAATAAACAATAATATCGCATTTTATCAAACTACAACATCAGAAATTAGTATTTCTTACGTTATTGATTCTGAAAATGGAGAAATAGCTGTAGAAAAACTTTATGACGCATTTGATATTTAATGTTAAAATTATTATTAAAATATTCTAAAAATTTTTATTATTACAAATTGGAGTGACTGTATTATGACAAAATTAGCTGTAGTTGGAGCAACTGGATTAGTAGGAACTAAAATGTTAGAAACTTTAGATCGTAAAAATATTCCATTTGATGAGTTAGTATTATTTTCATCACCACGTTCAGCTGGTAAAGAAGTTTCTTTTCAAGGTAAAACGTATGTTGTTCAAGAATTAAATGAAGATCGTGCACAAGAACATTTTGATTATGTCTTAATGAGTGCCGGTGGTGGTACAAGTGAACATTTTGCTCCCCTTTTTGAACAAGCCGGTGCTATTGTAATTGATAATTCTAGTCAATGGCGTATGACTGAAGATGTAGATTTAATTGTACCAGAAGTGAATGAACCAACATTTAGTAGAGGTATTATTGCTAACCCTAACTGTTCTACTATTCAATCTGTTGTACCATTAAAAGTATTACAAGAAGCTTATGGCTTAACTCGAGTAGCTTATACTACTTATCAAGCTGTATCTGGATCTGGAATTAAAGGTAAGAGAGATTTAACTGAAGGTGCCAATGGTAAAGAACCTGAAGCATATCCACATCCAATTTATAATAATGTATTACCACATATTGATGTATTTCTTGACAATGGTTATACCAAAGAAGAACAAAAAATGATCGATGAAACACGTAAAATTTTAAAACAACCTGACTTAAAAGTAACTGCAACATGTGCGCGTGTACCTGTGCAAGATAGCCATAGTGTTGAAATGGATGTTACGCTTGCCAAAGAAACAACTGCCGAAGATATTAAAGCATTGTTTGATAAAGATAGTCGTGTAGTATTAGTCGATAATCCTGCTAATAATGAATATCCTATGGCAATAAATTCTACTAATAAAGACGAAGTATTTGTAGGACGTATTCGTCGTGATGATTCATTAGATAATACCTTCCATGTTTGGTGTACATCAGATAATTTATTAAAAGGTGCTGCATTAAATGCAGTACAAGTACTAGAGCAAGTAATGAGTCTAAAAGGAGAGAAATAATATGACACATTTATTCGAGGGCGTTGGTGTAGCATTAGCTACCCCATTCACAAATAATGAAGTGAATTATGATGATTTAAGACAACATGTTTCATTTTTATTAGAGAATAATGTTAAAGCGATAATCTTTAATGGTACAACTGCTGAAAGCCCAACTCTAACTGATGATGAAAAAGACCATATATTAGAAACAGTTGTAAATTTAGTAGATGGACAAGTACCTGTTATAGCTGGAACTGGAACAAATGACACTGAGAAATCTATTAAATCTTCTGTACGTGCACGTCAATTAGGTGCTGATGCAATTATGCTAATCACACCATACTATAATAAAACTAATCAACGTGGTTTAATTCAACATTTTGAAACGATTGCCAATGCAGTAGAATTACCAGTTGTCTTGTACAACGTTCCATCTAGAACGAATATGACAATAGATCCTGAAACGGTAGAAACGTTAAGTCACAATCCTTATATTGTTGCCTTAAAAGATGCAACGAATGACTTTGACTATTTAAATGAAGTACAACAACGTATTAATCAAGATGACTTTGCATTATATAGTGGCAATGATGATAATGTAGTTAAATATTATCAACAAGGTGGAAATGGCGTTATTTCAGTTATTGCAAATGTTATTCCACAAGAATTTCAAAAATTATATGACGCACATCAAAATGGTCAAAATATCGAAACTTCATTTGAACCTATCAATGAACTATTAAATGCGCTAGCAGTGGATGTCAATCCAATTCCAATTAAAGCATTAACTAGCTATCTAGGTTTTGGTAATTATGAATTACGCTTACCTCTGATTCCATTAGAACAAGCAGAAACTACAGTCTTACAACAAGCTTATGATACGTTTAAAGCAGGTGAACAATAATGAAAATTTTATTAATTGGTTATGGAACGATGAATAAACGCGTTGCACGTTTGGCTGAAGACAAAGGTCATGAAATTGTTGGTGTGATTACACCTGAAAATAATAACGACTTACCTTACAAGACTTATCAACATATATCAGAGGTTACTGATGCAGATGTAGCGATTGATTTTTCAAATCCCAATTTATTACTACCATTATTAGATGAAGACTTCACGCTACCTTTAGTTGTCGCAACAACTGGTGAAAAAGAACAGATCATTACTAAGTTAGAACAATTAGCAACACGTATGCCTGTATTTTTCAGTGCAAATATGAGTTATGGTGTTCATGCTTTAACTAAAATATTAGAAGCTGCTGTACCTCTACTACAAGATTTTGATATTGAATTAACTGAAGCACATCATAACAAAAAAGTAGATGCACCTAGTGGCACTTTAGTTAAACTGTATGATGTAATCGAGTCATTACGCGAACAAACAAACCCTGTATATGATAGACATGAAATTAACGACAAACGACAACCACAAGATATTGGTATTCATTCCCTACGTGGAGGTACTATTGTTGGTGAACATGAAGTATTATTTGCAGGTACAGATGAAACAATTCAAATTACTCATCGTGCACAATCAAAAGATATCTTTGCCAATGGCGCAATTCAAGCTGCCGAACGCTTGATTAATAAACCAAACGGATTTTATACATTCGATAATTTATAATTTTATATTAAGGAGACTTTAACAATATGGTACAACATTTAACAGCGGAAGAGATTATTCAATATATAAGTGATGCTAAAAAATCAACACCTTTAAAAGTTTATGTCAATGGTCAATTTGATCATGTCGACTTCCCTAAGACTTTTAAAGTGTTTGGATCTGAAAATTCAAAAATTATATTCTGTGAAGCGGATGAATGGAAACCGTTTTACGCTAACTACAAAGAACAATTTGAAGATGTAGAAATTGAAATGGATCGTCGTAATTCTGCTATTCCATTAAAAGATTTAACAAATACGAATGCGCGTATTGAACCAGGTGCTTTTATTAGAGAGCAAGCAATTATTGAAGATGGTGCTGTCGTGATGATGGGAGCAACAATTAATATTGGCGCTGTCGTTGGTGAAGGTACGATGATTGATATGAATGCTACGTTAGGAGGTCGTGCTACTACAGGTAAAAATGTACATGTAGGTGCAGGTGCTGTATTAGCAGGTGTTATTGAACCACCAAGTGCATCACCAGTTGTTATTGAAGATAATGTTCTTATCGGTGCCAATGCTGTTATTCTTGAAGGTGTCAGAGTTGGCGAAGGTGCCATCGTTGCTGCTGGTGCTATTGTTACACAAGATGTACCTGCTGGTGCAGTAGTTGCAGGTACACCAGCGAAAGTAATTAAACAAACTTCTGAAGTTGAAGATTCAAAACGTGAAATCGTTTCAGCTTTAAGAAAACTAAATGATTAAATCATAGTCAAAGTTGATTGCTAGTTTTTAATATTTCGAAATGAGCATATGGTTTAAATCATTCATTTCCAATAGAGTATGACATAAAAAAAGAATATAAAGAATTGGTTACTATTGGCAGTAACTGTCTGTATTATAAAATATTGATTAACTAATTATTTATAATACTAGTCAGTCTTGCCGGAGTGGGAGTGACCCGTCTAGAAAAGTTTAAGGATTACAGTTGACACTATTCGTGCAACTGCATTGGGACCCAACAAAGAAAAATTTTAAAAGGATTACAGTTGCACTATATGTTCAACTGTATAAAAGCTACTAAAGATTGTAAATCTAAGTAGCTTTAAATGTGCAAGCTGGGCAAGGGACCCAACATAGAGAAACTGTTTCACAGTTTCTACAAGCAATGCAAGCTGGGCAAGAGCTACTAAAGATTAAAATCTATAATAAATGATTACAATTGATTGCTAGCGCAACAATTGCATAAGAGCTACTAAAGATTAAAAATCTAAGTAGCTCTAAATGTGTAAGACGGGCATCTACGAAATAATTTATTTTGAATCGATTATTTCTCTCCCACTCCTTTCTTTATATCAATAACTGACACAGTAACAACTTAGTTATAATAACTAAACAATTAAGTGTTTACTATTTGTTTGACGATGTAACCATACTGCACTAATAATATAATATTTTATGAACAAAGGGCTGATAAATATGAATGAAATAGAATTTGTAACACAGCACAGACGCCATCTTCACCAACATCCAGAGTTAAGTTTGCATGAATTTGAAACAACAACATATATTAAGCAATTTTTAGATGACCTCAATATTACATATGACTGTCCACTTGAAACAGGTGTGATAGCTTATCTTGAAGGTAATGGATCTCATACTTTAGCTTTTAGAGCTGATATTGATGCCCTTCCTATTTTTGAAGAAAACGACGTACCCTACCGAAGTCAAACAGACAATGTTATGCATGCGTGTGGACATGATGGTCACACAACAGCATTAATGTTGTTCGTAAAACGCTGTAAAGATTTAGCTGATAACGGTAAACTTCCTCAAAATGTGGTGTTTATTTTCCAACCTGCTGAAGAAACTGGCGGTGGTGCTAATCGTCTAATCAAAGCTGGTGCCTTTGATAAACACCCTATTGAAGCTGTCTTCGGTATACACGTTAATCCTTTCGCTGATGAAGGTGGTGCTGTAATTAGGGATGAAGAAATTACTGCAAGCGCCACAGAGTATCGTTTTTATTTTAATGGTTTATCTAGCCATGTTGCAGATAAAGAACAAGGTCATTCATGTGGTGAAGCACTACAACATGCACTCGTACAAATATCTCAAATACAACAATTTCATCTTAATGGCTTAAAGCGTAACATTGTTCATATTGGTCATTTTGAAGCTGGTGAAGCAATTAATACAGTTCCTAGTAATGGTTATTTAGAAGGTACTATTCGCACCTATGATATTGATGATTTAACAACTGTTAAGCAACAAATGATAAAAATAGCTAAAAGTGTTAAATTATTATTTAATGTTGATTGTGAAGTGAAATTTGCTGAAGGTTATCCTCCAACAATGAATAGTCCTAAATTGCGTGCACAAGTTGAACAAGCTTTAATAGAGGCCGATTTAAAGGTTATCGACAAACCAACACCATTTTTATTCGGGGAAGATTTTAGCTTTTATGGCCAACAATTAGCCCCTGCTTACTTTGTTTTTATGGGAACACGTAACAAAGATAAAGGGTTTGTCACAGGTTTGCACACATCTCATTTGAATTTTGATGAACACGTGTTAATTGATGTGGCGAATTACTATGAAAATATTTTGAAAAATTATAAAGAGGTGTAATGTTTTGACAGCAACATGGTCAGTTAATACAGATATATTTCAACAAAATGCTGTAAAAGTTAAAAATAATCAACCCATTATGGCAGTTGTAAAAAATAATGCTTACCATTATGGTTTAGCATTTGCTGTAGATCAATTTTTGCAAGCTGGTATTACAACATTTAGCACAACATCATTACCGGAAGCAATACAAATTCGTCAACTTGCACCAGATGCCACTATTTTTTTAATGAATGCTGTTTATGACTTCGATGCTATTAGAGATAATGACATTCAGATGACGTTACCTTCTCTAAGCTATTACTATGAGAATAAACATCATTTGGCAGGTATACGTGTACATTTAGAATTTGAAAATTTACTACATCGTTCTGGTTTTAAAACTCTGGCAGAAATTAAAGAAGTCTTGACAGATCATAGTAACAATAATGAGCCGAAAATGATTATTAGTGGTATTTGGACTCATTTTGGCTATGCTGACGAATTTGATGTACCTGATTATGACATTGAGCGTAAACAATGGCTTAATGTCTTAAATACTTTATTAGACGAAGGTCATCATTTCGATATGATCCACGCTCAAAATAGTGCTAGTTTTTATCGTGAAGGTCAAGTAGTACTGCCCTATCATACACATGCAAGAGTGGGTATTGCTTTATATGGTTCTAGACCATATAGTTCCTTAAACAACAATGATATTATCCAATCTTTAACAGTAAAAGCAAATGTTATCCAAGTACGCGAAGTACAACAAGGTGATTATTGTGGGTATAGTTTTGCCTTTGAAGCAACTAGAAACCATACAAAACTTGCTGTAGTTGATATAGGTTATGGGGATGGTATTTTAAGAAGTCGTGCTCAACATGAAGTGATAATAAATAATCAACGCTTTCCTATTCGAGCATTGATGATGAGTCATATGTTTGTTGAAGTTGATGACTCAGTGCAAGCACAAGATGAAGTAATATTATATAATAATGATATGCGCATCGATGAGTTTACCTTTAAGGGTGTTGGTGCAAATTCAGAACAATTAAGTGCAATGAATCATGATTCTTTACAAAAGGAGTATTTCTAATGACTGTAAAATATAACGCTTCAGGCGAACTAACGATGAATGACATGAGTCTAAAAACAATTGCTCAAAGTTTTGGTACACCTACAATTGTATATGATGAAAATCAAATTAGAGAGCAAATGCGACGTTACCATCGTGCTTTTAAGGAAAGTGGCTTAGCATATAACATTTCCTATGCTTCCAAGGCATTTACATGTCTACAGATGGTTAAACTTGTTGCAGAAGAAGATTTGCAATTGGATGTTGTGTCAGAAGGAGAACTATATACAGCTTTAGAAGCTGGATTCGACGCTAAAAAAATTCACTTTCATGGTAACAACAAGTCTAAACAAGAAATTAGATATGCGTTGGAAAGTGGTATTGGCTACTTTGTTATTGACTCACTTGAAGAAATTGACTTAATCGATAAATATGCCAACGACACAGTAAATGTCGTTCTACGTGTTAATCCAGGTGTTGAAGCACATACCCATGAATTTATTCAAACTGGACAAGAAGATAGTAAATTCGGTTTATCTATTCGATATGGTTTAGCTGATCAAGCTATTGACAAGATTACACAAAGTAATCATCTCTATTTAAAAGGAATTCATTTCCATATTGGTTCACAAATTGAAGGCACAGAAGCAATGATTGAAACAGCTAAAATTGTCTTAAACTGGTTAAAAGAACAACAAATTGAAGTGGAGCTTTTAAATCTTGGTGGTGGTTTCGGCATCAAATATGTTGATGGTGATCAAAGCTTTCCAATCGAAGAGGGTATCGCAGAAATTACTACAGCAATTAAAACTATAGCACATGAATTAAGTTACCCCCTACCTGAAATTGGCATAGAACCAGGTCGTTCAATTGTTGGTGAAGCTGGTGTTACTTTATATGAAGTAGGTACGATCAAGGATATTCCAAATGTTAATAAATATGTTTCTATAGATGGTGGCATGAGTGATCATATCAGAACAGCCTTATATGGCGCAC containing:
- a CDS encoding type I toxin-antitoxin system Fst family toxin, with the translated sequence MSMVIINVLGTIISGCAIAFFTYWLNEKSKK
- a CDS encoding ABC-F family ATP-binding cassette domain-containing protein, which codes for MLQVTDVSLRFGDRKLFEDVNIKFTEGNCYGLIGANGAGKSTFLKILSGELDSQTGHVSLGKDERLAVLKQDHFAYEDERVLDVVIKGHERLYQVMKEKDEIYMKPDFSDEDGIRAAELEGEFAEMNGWNAEADAANLLSGLGIDPSLHDKKMSELENNQKIKVLLAQSLFGDPDVLLLDEPTNGLDIPAISWLEDFLINFDNTVIVVSHDRHFLNNVCTHIADLDFGKIKVYVGNYDFWYQSSQLAQKMAQEQNKKKEEKMKELQDFIARFSANASKSKQATSRKKQLEKIELDDIQPSSRRYPYVKFTPEREIGNDLLTVQNLSKTIDGEKVLDNISFTMNPNDKAILVGDSEIAKTTLLKILAGEMEPDEGSYKWGVTTSLSYFPKDNSEFFEGVDMNLVDWLRQYAPEDEQTETFLRGFLGRMLFSGEEVKKKASVLSGGEKVRCMLSKMMLSSANVLLLDEPTNHLDLESITAVNDGLKSFKGSIIFTSYDFEFINTIANRVIDLNKPGSVSKEVPYEEYLQEIGVLK
- the dapD gene encoding 2,3,4,5-tetrahydropyridine-2,6-dicarboxylate N-acetyltransferase, producing MVQHLTAEEIIQYISDAKKSTPLKVYVNGQFDHVDFPKTFKVFGSENSKIIFCEADEWKPFYANYKEQFEDVEIEMDRRNSAIPLKDLTNTNARIEPGAFIREQAIIEDGAVVMMGATINIGAVVGEGTMIDMNATLGGRATTGKNVHVGAGAVLAGVIEPPSASPVVIEDNVLIGANAVILEGVRVGEGAIVAAGAIVTQDVPAGAVVAGTPAKVIKQTSEVEDSKREIVSALRKLND
- the dapB gene encoding 4-hydroxy-tetrahydrodipicolinate reductase; its protein translation is MKILLIGYGTMNKRVARLAEDKGHEIVGVITPENNNDLPYKTYQHISEVTDADVAIDFSNPNLLLPLLDEDFTLPLVVATTGEKEQIITKLEQLATRMPVFFSANMSYGVHALTKILEAAVPLLQDFDIELTEAHHNKKVDAPSGTLVKLYDVIESLREQTNPVYDRHEINDKRQPQDIGIHSLRGGTIVGEHEVLFAGTDETIQITHRAQSKDIFANGAIQAAERLINKPNGFYTFDNL
- the cvfB gene encoding CvfB family protein, with product MALDKDIVGSIEFLEVTGLQGSTYLLKGPNGEQVKLNQSEINDDDELEVGEEYSFFIYPNRSGELFATQNMPEITKDKYDFAKVLKTDRDGARIDVGLPREVLVPWEDLPKVKSLWPVAGDQILVTLRIDRENQMFGRLASESIVDKMYSPVHDDHLQNEIIEARPYRVLRIGSFLLSNDGHKIFVHESERKAEPRLGELVSVRIIGHNDKGELNGSFLPLAHERLDDDGQVVFDLLVEYDGELPFWDKSSPEAIKEVFNMSKGSFKRAIGHLYKQKMINIETGKITLTKKGWSHVDSEEQ
- a CDS encoding aspartate kinase, producing MSRSVLKFGGSSVSDFTKIKNIAEMLKTRVENNEQLIVVVSAMGKTTDLLMENVSTLTSTPKDQELALLLSTGEQQTVSYLSMVLNDIGVGAKAMTGYQAGIKTVGHHLKSKIAEINPQTFDNAFEQYDVLVVAGFQGINDDFELTTLGRGGSDTTAVAIAVSNDIPCEIYTDVDGVYATDPRILPKAKRLSYVSYEEMMEMSALGAGVLETRSVELAKNYNIPLYLGRTLSNVKGTWIMSNKELLEKKAVTGVALDKHMMHVTITYPLPDNRLLTQLFTELEQGSVNVDMISQIVNHDGLQLSFTIKDNDVYQISTIFENLRHQFEALDYKINEHYVKISLIGSGMRDMSGVASKAFMTLINNNIAFYQTTTSEISISYVIDSENGEIAVEKLYDAFDI
- the dapA gene encoding 4-hydroxy-tetrahydrodipicolinate synthase, with the protein product MTHLFEGVGVALATPFTNNEVNYDDLRQHVSFLLENNVKAIIFNGTTAESPTLTDDEKDHILETVVNLVDGQVPVIAGTGTNDTEKSIKSSVRARQLGADAIMLITPYYNKTNQRGLIQHFETIANAVELPVVLYNVPSRTNMTIDPETVETLSHNPYIVALKDATNDFDYLNEVQQRINQDDFALYSGNDDNVVKYYQQGGNGVISVIANVIPQEFQKLYDAHQNGQNIETSFEPINELLNALAVDVNPIPIKALTSYLGFGNYELRLPLIPLEQAETTVLQQAYDTFKAGEQ
- a CDS encoding aspartate-semialdehyde dehydrogenase, with translation MTKLAVVGATGLVGTKMLETLDRKNIPFDELVLFSSPRSAGKEVSFQGKTYVVQELNEDRAQEHFDYVLMSAGGGTSEHFAPLFEQAGAIVIDNSSQWRMTEDVDLIVPEVNEPTFSRGIIANPNCSTIQSVVPLKVLQEAYGLTRVAYTTYQAVSGSGIKGKRDLTEGANGKEPEAYPHPIYNNVLPHIDVFLDNGYTKEEQKMIDETRKILKQPDLKVTATCARVPVQDSHSVEMDVTLAKETTAEDIKALFDKDSRVVLVDNPANNEYPMAINSTNKDEVFVGRIRRDDSLDNTFHVWCTSDNLLKGAALNAVQVLEQVMSLKGEK